The Drosophila nasuta strain 15112-1781.00 chromosome 2R, ASM2355853v1, whole genome shotgun sequence genome segment GTCACCCTGTGGTTCTGCCAGTTTATTGACTTTTACTTACCCTCATCTGAGTCGTCGTTTAAGTTCATTGCTTAATCGTAAACTCACACTTAGCGCTTTGCATTCACTAAAATTTCTTTGCTCAGCACCTTACAAGTTTCTTAAGCAAATGCTACACATTGTTTCACATTCTTAGCGCCactattttgaaatattcgcTGTTTTGCGaaattttgctttgtttgtttacttttgcaCCATGAACAGTGTGACCGCAAGTTGAATTACTGAAAATACCATTTGATTATGGAAAATGCGTAGAAATATTTCACTGAAAACAATCGATGATCGTACCAATCTATTGGTATATACTAATCTCGGATAttgtaaattttacttttgtcTACACTATGTCACAGCcgttaaataaaacaaataaataacgaGAAATATGcattcaacaaaatttatagTACTTTGACTACAAGAGACATCGATGTCTACTGAAAATAATCGATGTTTGCAACAAAGCAAAGACATCAATGCTGCATCGATAGTTCCATCGATGTTTCTTCGTCTCTACTGCTTCTTTCAACAAGTAAACAAGATAGAAATGtaactacaaataaaaattaaaaaaattgtacaaaaaagtgaaaattattGATAATTGTGTTAATGACGTTATATGTGCAAAAGTGACACAGAAGGTTAGCGTTCGCATAGCAATTTGGTTAACGGGTAACATAAATCAAGCCTGCGCAGCtcacacccaaaaaaaaatatatacatatatgcatatgtatatgtatggaGGGAGGACACAGACTCggatataaaaacaacaataataacaaatgcGAAATAACCCCAATTATAAGTTTTGTGTTAAACGCTAAACTGACTCATTATTTAGTTGCAACAAACCTTtaccaaacaaacaacacttttggttttttccTGTGTGCAATAGCAAATATCAATGCCTAGCGACTTAGAGATGAGACATCAGTGGCAAAGGCCGTGCCGCGTAATGTTTACCCTTTCTACGCGTGAGTCTCATTGCTTCGTGTTGTCATTTGGGTTCGACTATCCCAAAAGTGCGCAATTGTTACATGTACTCCCAACGCTTTAAGTGCGTATATTCTCCAATATACCTCACACtgcattgttattgtattaCCACGAAATGCGCATCTAATTTATGCAATGCCCATAGGTAGCGCCACCAACGTAGAGTATGACAACTTCGCCATGTGTGTGGTATTCAGAGTATTCAGCtcattcttgtttttattttttgacttGTTCGCCATTGccgccgtcgcagtcgccgtcatCTCTTCGCTCTCCCCGCCTGCTCTCGTCCAGCGGcataatgtgtgtgtgattcatactaaaaatataaagtcaatgttttttttttgtcttagGAGGTTTAATCCATACGGCAAgctataatttcaaaatttacgAGTTTTGTCAATGAAATCTTCATGTTTTCGGCGATTAACTGTAAATGATTACTTTCAGTTTATTAATCTTAACTTTTGTCTGGTGtgtgttaattttaaatacccCTAAATTCGGTTTTAACCGATTTAAACTGtttgcaaacatttgaaatgaattctTACGCATACAAATGCATATGCatcgcacacaaacacatacacaacgAAAGTAATCTGAGAAACGTCGCCATCTTATGATGAAAGTGGGCGGTTAATTTCCATTCGAACgtcatttgtttgctttgttgtttttcaaaaaataaCCCGGCGCCACCTTTTCGATTTATATTTCAGAGAGATGATCACCATGACTAACACTGCGTCGCTAATTTAAATGGATAACTGCAAAAGCagccacaataacaacaatgcagctacaaaaacaacaacgacaactagaAAAAAATCTGCTGATAACGATGAAAAACTACTGCAATTGTATGCAACGATTaaaagacaacaaataaaagtaaaacggAAGATTGGGAAAAGGGAGACAAAGAAGAGCActtctacacacacaaacaaacacacactcacttgtATAGTGaacattttttgttagttttatAAGCTAAACACACAACTCGGACGCATTCTTATCAATCAAACTATCAAGCTGGCGTCCTGCACCATGCCTCCccaacagcagccaacacACATTGGCCAAACCATGTTCTCAATATATCTGTGGAAAAACGATCCTCCGGATATTGTGGTGCTCACCTGCCTCATACCCAATGGCCTGGTCATGCATTTGTCCGTCAATTCGACGGCCACCATACGCGAGGTGAAAGCAGAGATGGTGGCACAGGCGAAGACTCGCTCAATGGGTTATTTGATTAAGGAACCCTGCGATTATTTGCTCTATGGCATTGCGCACTATAATATTGAACCTTATACGGATGAAACGAAACGCTTGAACGAAGTTCAGCCCTATTTTGGTATCTTGAGCCTCGGGGAACGGACCGATACCACCAGCTTCTCTAGCGACTATGAGCTGACTAAAATGGTCAGCGATATCATTGGCAAGTCGTATGATCATCAGAGCACACAAGGCACCCCAGAAGTGGATCATTTTCGAAGCAAAATTACGGAAATCTGCGATGACATCAAGCTGGAACGTTCCAAGTACACGTGGCAACAGCGTTTGCTCTACGAGCATCCTCTGCGTTTGGCCAACTCCACAGCAATGCCGGAGTTGATCCGTCAACGACATCCTACGTCGGCGTTTCTGATTGTAGTGAAGAATGAGAATGATCAGAGCACATTTACGCTGTCAGTGCTGGAGCATGATACGCCGCTGCAGCTGATTGAGAATACACTGCAGAAGATGAATCGATCGCAAATGAAGATGAATGATCGCGCCACCGACTACATACTCAAGGTGAGCGGCCGCGATGAGTATCTGTTCGGAGACCATCCACTGATACAGTTCCTCTACATCCAAGAGACGCTCTCGGATGCCGCCGTGCCCAACGCTGTGTTGCGTTCGGTTATGCGTCTCGAGTCCTACATCAATCATTACAACGATCAAAGTTTGGCGCTTAAACGACCCCCGAAACCGGAACGCCAACCAACGGTGGCGTTAACGAAAACGCCGACCACATTGTGGGATTTGGAGAAACGCAATTTCTCATTGACGCTGCACGGCATCACCAATGTGAATTTTGATCGGGTGCGCGCCTTTAAAGTTGGCGTACGTGTTGGACTCTATCATGGCGAGCTGAAGTTGTGCAAACATTGCAGCATCGATGCACCCAGCTCAGGAAATTCAcctgattttcattttgagcATGTGCTGGATTTTGATATGCAGATGAGCATGTTGCCGCGCATGACACGGCTGTGCATTGTCATCTACGAGGTGACGAAGATGTCGCGCTCGAAGAAATCATCGAATAACAGCAGCACCCTTAAGGACATCTCCTACAATAATAATCCCTTGGCATGGGTGAACACCACACTCTTTGATTTCAAGAATCAATTGCATCATGGTAGACATACGCTGTACACTTGGACTTATGCCGATGATATCCAATTGGATGAGGTACTGCATCCTCTGGGCACCGTTGAGTCCAATCCCCGCAAAGACGGTTGCGCTGTGGTGCATCTGACATTCCATCATGGTAGCGGCAGCGAACAAATCTGCTATCCCAGTGAGGATGAGGTGCTGCAATATGCCGCCGATCGTGCGCGTGCCCGACGCGATCGTCAACAACTCCAAATGTTGGAGCCGGAGCAGCCGCATCAGAGTCTGCGTGAGCTGTTGGACAACTACAAGGGCAAGGATAAGATTGACGAGATGTTCGACCAGGATCGCAATGCCATGTGGGAGCGCAGGTAAGTTGTTCTCTGCGACTTTAATACAatcaacaatataataataagctTATGTTGGACAGAAACGACTTCTTGCGCGAGTGTCCCGAGGAGCTGTCGGTGCTGCTACACTGCGTCTACTGGAAGGAACGCGATAATGTGGCCGATATTTGGTATCTTCTCAAGCTGTGGCCC includes the following:
- the LOC132785832 gene encoding phosphatidylinositol 4,5-bisphosphate 3-kinase catalytic subunit delta isoform, producing MPPQQQPTHIGQTMFSIYLWKNDPPDIVVLTCLIPNGLVMHLSVNSTATIREVKAEMVAQAKTRSMGYLIKEPCDYLLYGIAHYNIEPYTDETKRLNEVQPYFGILSLGERTDTTSFSSDYELTKMVSDIIGKSYDHQSTQGTPEVDHFRSKITEICDDIKLERSKYTWQQRLLYEHPLRLANSTAMPELIRQRHPTSAFLIVVKNENDQSTFTLSVLEHDTPLQLIENTLQKMNRSQMKMNDRATDYILKVSGRDEYLFGDHPLIQFLYIQETLSDAAVPNAVLRSVMRLESYINHYNDQSLALKRPPKPERQPTVALTKTPTTLWDLEKRNFSLTLHGITNVNFDRVRAFKVGVRVGLYHGELKLCKHCSIDAPSSGNSPDFHFEHVLDFDMQMSMLPRMTRLCIVIYEVTKMSRSKKSSNNSSTLKDISYNNNPLAWVNTTLFDFKNQLHHGRHTLYTWTYADDIQLDEVLHPLGTVESNPRKDGCAVVHLTFHHGSGSEQICYPSEDEVLQYAADRARARRDRQQLQMLEPEQPHQSLRELLDNYKGKDKIDEMFDQDRNAMWERRNDFLRECPEELSVLLHCVYWKERDNVADIWYLLKLWPLISIERSLELLDYAYPDPAVRRFAIKCLSLLKDEELLLYLLQLVQAIKHESYLENDLVIFLLERALRNQRIGHYFFWHLRSEMQTPCMQTRFGLLLEAYLKGCKQHVKPLRKQLEVLDKLKMGSVLAKKGSKEKVRTQLQKFLHNEHNNGVFQNIKNPLNPSFRCSRVTPDKCKVMDSKMRPLLVVFENVDQTASDVYIIFKNGDDLRQDMLTLQMLRVMDQLWKREGMDLRMSIYNCISMEQRLGMIEVVRYAETIANIQKEKGMFSATSPFKKGSLYSWLKEHNKAPEKLNKAIKEFTLSCAGYCVATYVLGVADRHSDNIMVKRNGQLFHIDFGHILGHFKEKFGVRRERVPFVLTHDFVYVINKGCIDREAKEFCYFQKLCERAFLTLRKHGCLILSLFSMMISTGLPELSSKKDLNYLRETLVLDYTEDEAREHFQAKFSEALANSWKTSLNWASHNFSKNNKQ